Genomic window (Granulicella arctica):
AGAATGGCGCTGGGCTTGTCTGGTCCTATCTCTGGCGCGGCGAGGAGAAACTTCAAGGCGCTGTCGCCATCGGCTTCATGGTGAGTGCGGTAGCCTTCGGCCTGGAGGTTGAAGAGGAGACCCTGGGCGAGATGGTCTTCGTCTTCTACGAGGATGATGAGGGGGGCGGTGGACATCGGATCGACTCTCAATCACAGTTTAGTGTGGAGACTTGGTTGGCAGAAATTCGATGTTAATGAAGGACTCTGCTGGCTTCATGTCGAAGTCTGCCGTGATCAGAACGTTTTCCGGACGAGTCATTGTCAGTTACCGCGAGGGCATCCACATACGGAATGCCGTACTCCGCCTTGATAGCGACACCTCGCGCAGCACGTTCAGCATCGACGGAGATGACGGTAAGCACCAGGGCGCGAAATTGTTCCATCCAGAACTGCGCTCCAGTCAGTCCGTGCCGCCTATAGAAGATACCAATGACCTCACCGAAATGTATCGGTGAGATGATGGCTTCGGCGGAGTAGTCGGAATACTGACCAAGAATGGCGGCAACACGCTCCGCACCTGCTTCACCATCCATGTAACGGAGCACGGCGCTGGCATCAAGGATGAAACTTACCACTTGTCTTTGTCTCGATTTTGGAAGTACTCGTCCTCGAGAGATGGCTGTCCAGCATGGCTACCTTGTAGCGCGCGCATTGCGTTTCGTGCGGCTATCTGGTTGAAAGGTGGACGGTCCTGTTGTACTAACTCAACGTAACGATCGTGGATAACAATCTCGACACGCGAGCCAGGTGATATGCCAAGAGTCTTTTGGACCTCCGCTGGAAGAACGAGTTGTCCGTCAAGTCCAACCACAGCAGTTTGGCGTTCCATGAGTCCGATGTTATACGAGATTTGTTCAAGCTTCTTTATTGGCCAGCGGGAGCTTGAAGGTGATGGTGGTGCCGAGATTGGGGCCGGGGCTGGTGGCGGTGACGTCGCCGCCGTGCTGGCGGGCTATGGTGCGAACGAGAAAGAGGCCGAGGCCGGTGCCTTTGATCTTGACGAGATCGCGGCCGGGGACGCGATAGAAGCGGTGGAAGATGCGCTTGTACTGGTTGGCGGGGATGCCGAGGCCGGTGTCCGTAATGGTGAGGGTGACCCAGGTATAGCGGGTGATGGCGAGGCGGCAGGTGATGTGGACGCCTGCGGGGGAGTACTTGACGGCGTTGTCGAGGAGGTTGAGGACGGCGGTGCGAAGATCTTCGGGGATGCCGGAGATGGGGAGGCGGACAGCTCCGGGTACGGGCTGAAGGATGACAGCTTCGGGTGCGAGGTGATGGCGTTGGAGGATGACGCCAATGCACTCGGATACGAGTGATTCGAGGTCGATGGGGACGCGGTTGAGCTGGCGCTGACGCTGGCCGAGTTCGCCGGCCTTGAGGACCTGCTCAACGGT
Coding sequences:
- a CDS encoding PIN domain-containing protein — its product is MVSFILDASAVLRYMDGEAGAERVAAILGQYSDYSAEAIISPIHFGEVIGIFYRRHGLTGAQFWMEQFRALVLTVISVDAERAARGVAIKAEYGIPYVDALAVTDNDSSGKRSDHGRLRHEASRVLH
- a CDS encoding AbrB/MazE/SpoVT family DNA-binding domain-containing protein; protein product: MERQTAVVGLDGQLVLPAEVQKTLGISPGSRVEIVIHDRYVELVQQDRPPFNQIAARNAMRALQGSHAGQPSLEDEYFQNRDKDKW
- a CDS encoding sensor histidine kinase, whose protein sequence is MNISRRRGTIATFITLGVLLAGVAVFLSVPWIILNEARALYVVLGIILFAVLVAGVVLNTIFLVREVRRNERQDSFLNAVTHELKTPIASIRLYLETLQRRSTAVDEAQRQQFYGIMHADSDRLLATVEQVLKAGELGQRQRQLNRVPIDLESLVSECIGVILQRHHLAPEAVILQPVPGAVRLPISGIPEDLRTAVLNLLDNAVKYSPAGVHITCRLAITRYTWVTLTITDTGLGIPANQYKRIFHRFYRVPGRDLVKIKGTGLGLFLVRTIARQHGGDVTATSPGPNLGTTITFKLPLANKEA